From a single Paraburkholderia edwinii genomic region:
- a CDS encoding trifunctional serine/threonine-protein kinase/ATP-binding protein/sensor histidine kinase: protein MADSNFEVLANDGDRAFYRTTRTNADGTRTSVLTVRPAGEPPTAASLDRVSHEYGLKDQLHSRWAVRPLELVRHGDQTVLICEDPGGVPLERLLGAPFDTERFLQLAIRMAAAVGELHQSGLVHKDLKPAHVLVDEDAGTVRLTGFGLATLLPRERQSPAPPETIAGTLAYMAPEQTGRMNRSIDARSDLYSLGVTFYQMLTGALPFTASEPMEWVHCHIARKPVPPDERVEHVPPQLSRIVMKLLAKTVEERYQTAAGLEHDLRRALDAWQAHGSVEAFAPGEQDIPDRLLIPEKLYGREREIATLLDAFERVVDERMPRLVLVSGYSGVGKSSVVSELHKALVPQRGLYAWGKYDQYKRNVPYATFAQAFQCLVSQVLGKSDEELAQWRAALQEALGPNGQLMVKLVPQLALIIGEPPPLPDVPPQDQQARFQMVFRRFLSVFASADHPLTLFVDDLQWLDAATLDLIEHLIVHPDVRHLLLVGAYRDNEVGAAHPLVRTLTRLRDAGAGGRVSEIVLAPLGLDDVARLLADALRSDAGHVRPLAELVFEKTGGNPFFTIQFLLALAEQALLGFDPDAGAWTWDLPRIRMMGFTDNVADLMAVKLGRLPRDTQQALGQLACLGNVARAHTLAMVYGAAEEATHAALWDAVRAGLVLRTNGTYTFLHDRIHEAAYALIPESERAGAHLRIGRALAAMTSADELEDNIFEIVNQFDLGAAQIDTQEEREQVAQLNLLATRRAKAASAYEAALRYCRAGRALLTHNEWQQCYRLTFGLELCAAECEYLIGEMAAADTRLAMLSTRAQTMIDLAAVTCVRINLYTTLDQSDSAVEVGLAYLRKMGGHWSPHPAADVVLDTYRRLWQRLQASLSDALLDLPPMNDPERSATMDVLTVLTSPALFSDPNLFRLVVSEMAVLSLEHGNSDGSSLAYAWLGAVLGSYLGEYEAGYRYGRLGLDLVEKRGLDRFRARVYLVFAVHISHWMEPLPASRALLRRAFEAALEAGDLSYACYACADVSTNRIAAGDALADIEREVRLGLEFARKVRFGLINDILTGQLLLTRTLRGPAASEAADLDDTPEAGFDAHSFEQRLNDTPQLAVAASYYWIRKLHASVYFGDDAGAIAAVAKAQPFLWTTPTQFECAEFHFYGALARAAHCDAVTSVERSRLREAIAGHYEQLAVWATNCPATFADRVALVGAEMARVDGRDFDALRLYEEAIRHSRAGGFIHNEALAYERAARFCTARGLPTVAEAYLRNARRCYLSWGADVKVQQLDQRYPHLSADAATPGAISTIRAPVEHLDLTTVLRVSQAVSGEIVLDKLIDTLMQTAIEHAGAVRGLLILFDGGEPRIAAEAVTGGDTITVQRRDAPLDANALPEAIVQKVLRTQEALILDDASADPVLASDPYVRKHAARSMLCVPLVNQSKTVGMLYLENNLAARVFTPTRIAVLRLVASQAAIALENTRLYRDLAEREARIRRIVDANIIGVSFWELNGSIKAANDAFLRIVGYDHEDLVAGRLRWTELTPPEWRVHHDSKWAPELKNTGNVQPYEKEYFRKDGTRVPVLVGSTTFDNARNEGVSFVLDLSESKKAEEALRFMQTELAHVNRVATMGQLTASIAHEVNQPIAATVANAEAALRWLNRQPPNLVEVREATERIVKEGHRAAAVIGRIRALIKKAPPQKDRLSINDAIRDVLELVRAETLKNDVLVRVELAPGLPMIDGDRVQLQQVLLNLIVNAIESMSGVADAVRHLEISTRHVRDAGSGGQGSIHVEVRDSGQGLDPARVDRLFETFYSTKASGMGMGLAICRSIIEVHGGTLTASANEPRGAVFQFTLPVDLTT from the coding sequence GTGGCGGACAGCAACTTCGAAGTCCTAGCGAACGACGGCGATCGTGCGTTCTACCGAACGACGCGTACGAATGCCGACGGCACACGGACGTCCGTACTCACGGTGCGGCCCGCCGGCGAGCCGCCGACGGCCGCGAGCCTCGATCGCGTCTCGCACGAATACGGCCTGAAGGACCAGTTGCACAGCAGATGGGCGGTGCGGCCGCTCGAGCTCGTGCGGCACGGCGATCAGACCGTGCTGATTTGCGAGGATCCGGGTGGTGTCCCACTCGAACGGCTGCTCGGCGCGCCGTTCGACACCGAACGCTTCCTGCAGCTCGCAATCCGTATGGCCGCAGCGGTCGGCGAGCTGCATCAGAGCGGCCTCGTGCACAAAGACCTGAAACCCGCGCATGTTCTCGTCGACGAAGATGCGGGCACGGTGCGCCTGACCGGCTTCGGCCTCGCCACCTTGCTGCCGCGCGAGCGGCAGTCGCCCGCGCCGCCCGAGACCATTGCCGGCACGCTCGCGTACATGGCGCCCGAGCAGACGGGCCGCATGAACCGCTCGATCGATGCGCGCAGCGACCTGTATTCGCTCGGCGTGACGTTCTACCAGATGCTGACGGGCGCGCTGCCGTTCACTGCGTCCGAGCCGATGGAGTGGGTGCATTGCCATATCGCGCGCAAGCCGGTTCCGCCCGATGAACGCGTCGAACACGTGCCGCCGCAGCTCTCGCGCATCGTGATGAAGCTGCTCGCGAAGACGGTCGAAGAGCGCTATCAGACGGCGGCGGGCCTCGAACACGACCTGCGCCGCGCGCTTGACGCGTGGCAGGCGCACGGCAGCGTCGAAGCGTTTGCCCCCGGCGAGCAGGACATCCCCGACCGGCTGTTGATCCCCGAAAAGCTCTACGGCAGGGAACGCGAAATCGCGACCTTACTCGACGCGTTCGAACGTGTTGTCGACGAAAGGATGCCGCGCCTCGTGCTCGTTTCCGGCTATTCGGGCGTCGGCAAGTCGTCGGTGGTCAGCGAGCTGCACAAGGCGCTTGTGCCGCAGCGAGGCCTCTACGCATGGGGCAAGTACGATCAGTACAAGCGCAATGTGCCGTATGCGACGTTCGCGCAGGCATTCCAGTGCCTCGTTTCGCAAGTCCTCGGCAAGAGCGACGAAGAGCTGGCGCAATGGCGCGCCGCGCTGCAGGAAGCGCTCGGCCCGAACGGCCAGCTGATGGTGAAGCTCGTGCCGCAACTCGCGCTCATCATCGGCGAGCCGCCGCCGCTACCCGACGTGCCGCCGCAGGACCAGCAGGCGCGCTTCCAGATGGTGTTCCGGCGATTCCTCAGCGTATTCGCGAGCGCCGATCATCCGCTGACGCTGTTCGTCGACGACCTGCAATGGCTCGACGCCGCCACGCTCGATCTGATCGAGCATCTGATCGTGCATCCGGACGTGCGGCATCTGTTGCTCGTCGGCGCGTACCGCGACAACGAAGTTGGCGCCGCGCATCCGCTCGTGCGCACGCTGACGCGGTTGCGCGACGCCGGCGCGGGCGGCCGCGTCAGCGAGATCGTGCTCGCGCCGCTCGGTCTCGACGACGTCGCGCGGCTGCTTGCCGATGCGCTGCGTAGCGACGCGGGCCATGTGCGGCCCTTGGCCGAACTCGTGTTCGAGAAGACCGGCGGCAATCCGTTCTTCACGATCCAGTTTCTGCTTGCGCTCGCGGAGCAGGCGCTGCTCGGCTTCGATCCCGACGCAGGCGCGTGGACATGGGACCTGCCGCGCATCCGCATGATGGGATTTACCGACAACGTAGCGGACCTGATGGCGGTCAAGCTCGGCCGGCTGCCGCGCGACACGCAGCAGGCGCTCGGGCAGCTCGCGTGTCTCGGCAACGTCGCGCGGGCCCACACGCTTGCGATGGTCTACGGCGCCGCCGAGGAAGCGACGCACGCAGCGCTATGGGATGCCGTGCGCGCCGGCCTCGTGCTGCGCACCAACGGCACGTATACGTTCCTGCACGACCGCATCCACGAGGCCGCCTACGCGCTGATTCCCGAAAGCGAGCGCGCCGGCGCGCATCTGCGGATCGGCCGCGCGCTGGCCGCCATGACATCCGCGGACGAACTCGAAGACAACATCTTCGAGATCGTGAACCAGTTCGATCTCGGCGCCGCGCAGATCGACACGCAGGAAGAGCGCGAACAGGTCGCCCAGCTGAATCTGCTTGCAACACGGCGAGCCAAAGCGGCGAGCGCTTACGAAGCCGCGCTTCGCTATTGCCGCGCCGGCCGCGCGCTGCTTACGCACAACGAGTGGCAACAGTGCTATCGGCTCACGTTTGGCCTCGAACTGTGCGCCGCCGAATGCGAATACCTGATCGGCGAAATGGCGGCCGCGGACACGCGCCTTGCGATGCTGTCGACGCGCGCCCAGACGATGATCGACCTCGCCGCGGTGACGTGCGTGCGCATCAATCTCTACACCACGCTCGACCAGAGCGACAGCGCGGTCGAAGTGGGCCTCGCGTATCTGCGCAAGATGGGCGGCCACTGGTCGCCGCATCCGGCAGCCGACGTCGTGCTCGATACCTATCGACGCCTGTGGCAACGGCTGCAGGCGAGCCTGAGCGACGCGCTGCTCGACCTGCCGCCGATGAACGACCCTGAGCGCTCGGCGACGATGGACGTGCTGACCGTGCTGACGTCACCTGCGTTGTTCAGCGATCCGAATCTGTTTCGGCTCGTGGTCAGCGAGATGGCTGTGTTGAGTCTCGAGCACGGCAATAGCGATGGCTCGTCGCTCGCGTATGCATGGCTAGGCGCGGTGCTCGGCTCGTATCTCGGCGAATATGAAGCGGGGTATCGCTATGGCCGGCTCGGGCTCGACCTTGTCGAAAAGCGTGGGCTCGATCGCTTCAGGGCTCGCGTGTACCTCGTGTTCGCCGTGCATATTTCGCACTGGATGGAGCCGCTGCCGGCGTCGCGCGCGCTTCTGCGCCGCGCCTTCGAAGCCGCGCTCGAGGCAGGCGACCTGTCGTACGCGTGCTATGCGTGCGCGGACGTGAGCACGAACCGGATTGCGGCCGGCGATGCGCTGGCCGATATCGAACGCGAAGTGCGGCTCGGGCTCGAATTCGCGCGCAAAGTGCGCTTTGGCTTGATCAACGACATCCTGACCGGGCAACTGCTGCTTACGCGTACGTTACGCGGCCCGGCGGCGTCGGAGGCAGCGGATCTCGACGACACGCCCGAAGCCGGGTTCGATGCACACAGCTTCGAGCAGCGTCTGAACGACACACCGCAACTGGCCGTCGCGGCTTCGTACTACTGGATTCGAAAGCTGCATGCGAGCGTCTATTTCGGCGACGACGCGGGCGCGATTGCCGCGGTGGCGAAAGCGCAGCCATTCCTGTGGACCACCCCGACGCAGTTCGAATGCGCGGAGTTTCATTTCTATGGCGCGCTAGCACGCGCGGCGCATTGCGATGCGGTGACGTCCGTTGAGCGCAGCCGCCTTCGCGAGGCAATTGCCGGGCATTACGAACAGCTTGCCGTATGGGCGACGAATTGCCCCGCGACGTTCGCCGATCGTGTCGCGCTGGTCGGCGCCGAAATGGCACGCGTCGACGGTCGCGATTTCGACGCGTTGCGGCTATACGAGGAGGCGATCCGGCATTCGCGTGCAGGCGGCTTTATCCATAACGAGGCATTGGCGTACGAACGCGCCGCGCGATTCTGCACGGCGCGCGGCTTGCCGACGGTGGCCGAGGCGTACTTGCGAAACGCGCGGCGCTGTTATCTGAGCTGGGGCGCCGACGTCAAGGTGCAGCAGCTCGACCAGCGCTATCCGCATCTGAGCGCCGATGCAGCGACGCCGGGCGCGATCAGCACGATCCGCGCGCCGGTAGAACATCTCGATCTCACGACCGTACTGCGCGTATCGCAGGCGGTATCGGGCGAGATCGTGCTGGACAAGCTGATCGACACGTTGATGCAGACGGCGATCGAGCATGCGGGCGCCGTGCGAGGGCTGCTGATTCTGTTCGACGGCGGCGAACCGCGGATCGCGGCGGAAGCGGTCACGGGCGGCGATACGATTACGGTGCAGCGTCGCGATGCGCCGCTCGATGCTAATGCGCTGCCCGAAGCGATCGTGCAGAAAGTGCTGCGTACGCAGGAGGCGCTGATACTCGACGATGCATCGGCCGACCCGGTACTCGCTTCCGATCCTTATGTGCGCAAGCACGCCGCGCGCTCGATGCTGTGCGTGCCGCTCGTCAACCAGAGCAAAACGGTCGGCATGCTGTATCTCGAGAACAATCTCGCCGCGCGCGTGTTCACGCCGACGCGCATCGCAGTGCTGCGCCTCGTGGCGTCGCAAGCCGCGATCGCGCTTGAAAATACGCGTCTTTATCGCGATCTCGCGGAGCGCGAAGCGAGGATCCGGCGCATTGTCGATGCGAACATCATCGGTGTTTCGTTCTGGGAGCTCAATGGATCGATCAAGGCGGCCAACGATGCGTTTCTGCGCATCGTCGGATACGACCACGAGGATCTCGTCGCGGGCCGCTTGCGCTGGACCGAACTGACACCGCCCGAATGGCGCGTGCATCACGACAGCAAATGGGCGCCGGAACTGAAAAACACCGGCAACGTGCAGCCCTACGAAAAAGAGTACTTCCGCAAGGACGGCACGCGTGTGCCGGTGCTTGTCGGGTCGACGACTTTCGACAATGCGCGCAATGAGGGCGTCTCGTTCGTGCTCGATCTGAGCGAAAGCAAGAAAGCTGAGGAGGCGCTGCGGTTCATGCAAACGGAGCTCGCGCATGTGAACCGCGTGGCAACGATGGGGCAGCTGACCGCGTCGATCGCGCATGAGGTTAACCAGCCGATCGCCGCGACCGTCGCAAACGCGGAAGCCGCGTTACGCTGGCTCAACCGGCAACCGCCGAACCTCGTGGAGGTGCGCGAGGCGACCGAGCGCATTGTGAAGGAAGGACATCGCGCAGCCGCTGTGATCGGGCGCATCCGCGCGCTGATCAAGAAGGCGCCGCCGCAGAAAGACCGCCTGAGCATCAACGACGCGATTCGCGATGTGCTCGAACTCGTGCGCGCCGAGACGCTGAAAAACGATGTGCTCGTGCGTGTCGAGCTGGCGCCCGGCTTGCCGATGATTGACGGCGACCGCGTGCAATTGCAGCAGGTGTTGCTCAATCTGATCGTCAATGCGATCGAATCGATGAGCGGCGTGGCCGACGCGGTGCGGCACCTGGAGATCAGTACACGGCATGTGCGCGACGCCGGTTCAGGGGGCCAAGGCTCGATTCATGTCGAAGTGCGCGATTCGGGGCAGGGGCTCGACCCCGCACGTGTGGACCGCCTGTTCGAAACGTTTTACTCGACGAAGGCGAGCGGCATGGGCATGGGCCTCGCGATTTGCCGGTCGATTATCGAGGTGCATGGGGGAACGCTGACAGCAAGCGCGAATGAGCCGCGAGGCGCGGTGTTTCAATTCACGCTGCCGGTCGATCTCACGACCTGA
- a CDS encoding autotransporter outer membrane beta-barrel domain-containing protein, protein MSVGWQSSKGLVLRPLCGAILLSPALSAIGTTTIPSGTTSLTLSTDTSYLISAGTTITTTFQDAIRVDGIAPVSMTNAGTVISSTDNSAAAVRFDVPGSMTNLQTGELFGLTHGVFMNGGGPGNNVVNFGDISADVSHAITYGGTTSGTVDNFGTLNQPHLGSVGTSPDGVFVQTAGQVTINNHVNASIVSGVGDSSFGSGIVVEQGTATVNNDGTITGFHEGVVSTTDGVVSVNNSATGVIRGNLGPGVQLLHNSTLVNHGLISSSESAVVVLSGSNNTVTLATGSQLMGPNAAILSQGIGNTIVLDGTGSQGGSFNGGTGGGFAALTSNTGSDWTLTGAISMTSASAAAVNVLGHLTLGGDLANERRGGTTIAQGARLTLGTGGAGGMVGGDIVNNGTLEFNRSDSATYSGVISGAGSTIQAGTGAFTLSGINTYSGGTSITAGSLIATNGSALGSGPVANGTALQLHFESNSALANGLSGPGRLVKTGAGVATLSAAGSAQGSVSVDAGTLRFVQEGAFTTAGDYTTVAGATTGLGGKSALHVGGEFAMNGTLNNVAGEAVPVITASSATIGSGTTFNIAGYTAVASESASKLAAGTFQEIHTTTPNGLSGTFQTVRIAGSTSPVDFLTVTSVYTPQDYDIGVGLTWYASHSTSPQVANGFFTIAVADDSFDMDAVLVDQPANAATGWDGKTLTKAGAGTLQLSKANTYTGATLIEGGTLLAGAANVIASSAQLSVSAGATFDLNGFDQQANNLTGAGNVTLGGAALNVSNTADSEFDGIISGNGSLTKTGSGSLILTGNNTFTGATTIGAGTLQLGSGGTTGAVGGDIVDNGTLVFNRSDTVVYAGAISGTGALVQQGTGSVVLSNIHTYSGNTTVNAGSLVLASGAQLAGTAQVTVMQGATFGGYGAVGGKVVNNGLFAIADAAPGFSGGPAGQFVVGGSFVNNGEIRMGSPVPASTLTVSGNYTGNGGVLTLSTALGGDNSPTDRLVVHGDTAGQTRVRVENAGGLGATTHNGIQIIQVDGQSNGVFTLDGRVVAGADEYNLLKGSPSTPGDGDWYLSSAPPTPAPTPTPTPRPEPGGYLGNQAAAQAMFVHTLHDRAGFPDPFVVNGENSDTSTAWARTAGGRTKDNAANGRLDETTDFALVQVGIDLLHKVSNNQRWQAGIMAGYGSATTDARASNNAATASGNANGASGGVYATWHGNATAPDGPYVDTWLQYAHFDNSVKGSELNGENYSSQVWAGSIEAGWAFALGQTRTGPVMLEPQVQFIYSGYQADDHTESNGTRIHSDDSGGLTTRLGVRLFHAPASITAPGWLPFLEVNWWHDTNGNSIAFNNTVVAQDGPTNRVEFKVGVQAQLAQQWRAWAHFSYQQGNGGFRSYEGLFGARYIW, encoded by the coding sequence ATGAGTGTTGGTTGGCAATCGTCCAAAGGCCTGGTGTTACGGCCGCTATGCGGAGCGATTCTGCTAAGCCCCGCTTTATCCGCAATCGGCACGACGACGATTCCTTCGGGTACGACAAGCTTGACGCTCTCGACGGATACCTCCTATCTGATTAGCGCGGGCACCACGATCACGACAACGTTTCAGGACGCGATCAGGGTCGACGGCATTGCCCCTGTTTCCATGACTAACGCGGGAACGGTCATCAGCTCGACCGATAACTCGGCAGCGGCAGTCAGGTTCGATGTCCCCGGCTCCATGACGAATCTGCAGACGGGGGAACTGTTTGGATTGACCCACGGCGTATTCATGAACGGCGGGGGACCGGGTAACAACGTTGTCAACTTTGGCGACATCTCCGCCGATGTGAGTCACGCTATCACGTATGGCGGAACAACGAGCGGAACGGTCGATAATTTCGGCACGTTGAACCAGCCGCACCTGGGTTCAGTCGGCACGTCACCCGATGGCGTCTTCGTGCAAACGGCGGGACAGGTCACCATCAATAACCACGTGAATGCGTCAATCGTGTCCGGCGTGGGCGACTCATCGTTCGGGTCAGGGATCGTCGTCGAGCAGGGCACGGCCACGGTCAACAACGACGGCACGATCACGGGTTTTCACGAAGGTGTCGTGAGCACGACAGATGGCGTCGTGAGCGTGAATAACAGCGCGACAGGCGTCATTCGGGGAAACCTCGGCCCCGGCGTGCAGCTTCTTCACAACAGCACGCTCGTCAACCATGGGCTCATCTCGAGTTCTGAATCGGCCGTCGTGGTTCTCTCCGGATCGAACAATACAGTGACGTTGGCTACCGGCTCACAGCTGATGGGTCCCAACGCGGCGATACTTAGTCAGGGAATCGGCAATACCATCGTCCTGGACGGAACCGGAAGTCAGGGGGGCAGTTTTAACGGGGGGACTGGAGGCGGCTTCGCCGCACTGACGTCGAATACCGGGAGCGACTGGACACTGACCGGAGCGATCAGTATGACCTCCGCCTCGGCGGCAGCGGTCAATGTGCTCGGTCATCTGACGCTCGGCGGCGACCTCGCCAACGAGCGCCGCGGCGGCACGACGATCGCTCAAGGTGCGCGTCTGACACTCGGTACAGGCGGCGCGGGCGGCATGGTGGGCGGCGATATCGTCAATAACGGCACACTCGAATTCAACCGAAGCGATTCGGCGACCTATAGCGGCGTGATAAGCGGTGCAGGTTCGACCATCCAGGCGGGCACCGGCGCCTTCACGCTAAGCGGAATCAATACTTACAGCGGCGGCACGTCGATCACCGCGGGCAGTCTGATCGCGACCAACGGCAGCGCGCTAGGCTCGGGACCGGTTGCCAATGGCACTGCGCTGCAATTGCACTTCGAGAGCAACAGCGCGCTGGCGAATGGTCTGTCCGGACCGGGCAGGCTGGTCAAGACCGGCGCCGGCGTTGCGACACTGTCTGCCGCGGGCTCGGCCCAAGGCAGCGTATCGGTCGACGCCGGCACATTGCGTTTCGTGCAGGAAGGCGCCTTCACGACAGCCGGCGACTACACCACGGTGGCGGGCGCGACAACGGGCCTCGGCGGTAAGAGCGCGCTGCATGTGGGCGGCGAGTTCGCCATGAACGGCACATTGAACAATGTCGCGGGCGAAGCCGTTCCGGTTATTACCGCGAGTTCAGCCACGATCGGTAGCGGCACCACGTTCAATATCGCGGGGTACACCGCGGTAGCGTCCGAGAGTGCATCAAAGCTGGCAGCCGGAACATTCCAGGAAATCCATACCACTACGCCGAACGGCTTGAGCGGCACATTCCAGACCGTGCGCATTGCCGGATCGACGAGCCCAGTCGACTTCCTGACGGTGACCTCCGTCTATACCCCTCAGGACTACGACATTGGGGTCGGTTTGACATGGTATGCGTCGCACAGTACTTCTCCCCAGGTTGCGAATGGCTTTTTTACGATTGCTGTCGCTGATGACTCGTTCGATATGGACGCGGTGCTGGTCGATCAGCCGGCCAATGCAGCGACGGGCTGGGATGGAAAGACGCTGACTAAAGCCGGTGCGGGCACGCTGCAACTGTCGAAAGCAAACACCTACACCGGCGCAACACTGATCGAAGGCGGCACGCTGCTCGCGGGCGCGGCAAACGTCATTGCCAGCAGTGCGCAGCTTTCGGTGTCCGCGGGCGCAACATTCGACCTCAACGGCTTCGATCAGCAGGCGAACAATCTCACGGGAGCGGGCAACGTGACCTTAGGCGGGGCCGCGCTAAACGTCAGCAATACTGCCGATTCCGAGTTCGACGGCATCATCAGCGGCAACGGTAGCCTGACCAAGACCGGCAGCGGCAGCCTGATCCTGACAGGCAACAACACATTCACCGGCGCCACCACGATTGGCGCAGGCACCTTGCAGCTAGGCTCAGGCGGTACGACGGGCGCTGTTGGCGGGGACATTGTCGACAACGGCACGCTCGTCTTCAACCGGAGCGACACCGTCGTCTATGCCGGCGCCATCAGCGGTACGGGCGCGCTCGTGCAGCAAGGGACGGGAAGCGTGGTGCTGTCCAACATCCATACCTACAGCGGAAACACGACAGTCAATGCGGGATCGCTGGTGCTTGCGAGCGGCGCGCAGCTTGCCGGTACGGCGCAAGTCACGGTGATGCAGGGGGCCACATTCGGCGGCTATGGTGCGGTCGGTGGCAAGGTCGTCAACAATGGCCTGTTCGCGATCGCGGATGCCGCACCGGGTTTCTCGGGTGGACCGGCAGGACAGTTCGTGGTCGGCGGTTCGTTCGTGAACAACGGAGAAATCCGCATGGGCAGTCCGGTGCCCGCCAGCACGTTGACAGTCTCCGGCAATTACACAGGCAACGGCGGCGTGCTAACGCTCAGCACAGCGCTCGGCGGCGACAATTCGCCGACCGACCGCCTCGTCGTGCATGGCGATACCGCGGGGCAGACGCGGGTCCGGGTTGAGAACGCCGGCGGGTTGGGTGCCACGACCCATAACGGGATTCAGATCATTCAGGTCGATGGTCAATCGAATGGCGTGTTCACGCTCGACGGCCGCGTCGTTGCCGGCGCGGACGAATATAACCTGCTCAAGGGAAGCCCGAGCACGCCGGGCGATGGCGACTGGTATCTGAGTTCGGCTCCGCCGACGCCCGCACCCACACCTACGCCCACTCCGCGACCCGAGCCAGGCGGCTACCTCGGCAATCAGGCTGCGGCACAGGCGATGTTCGTTCACACGCTGCACGATCGTGCCGGATTTCCAGACCCGTTCGTCGTCAATGGCGAGAACAGTGATACGTCGACCGCATGGGCGCGTACAGCCGGCGGCCGTACAAAGGACAACGCCGCGAATGGACGTCTCGATGAAACGACCGACTTCGCACTGGTCCAGGTGGGTATCGATCTGCTGCATAAGGTATCGAACAATCAACGTTGGCAAGCGGGCATCATGGCGGGTTATGGGTCCGCGACCACCGACGCACGTGCAAGCAACAACGCGGCGACGGCAAGCGGCAATGCCAATGGCGCGAGCGGCGGTGTCTACGCAACATGGCATGGCAATGCGACCGCGCCGGACGGACCTTATGTCGACACGTGGCTGCAATACGCGCACTTTGACAATAGCGTCAAAGGAAGCGAACTCAACGGCGAAAATTATTCAAGCCAGGTGTGGGCAGGCTCGATCGAGGCCGGTTGGGCGTTTGCGCTTGGACAGACGCGAACGGGTCCGGTCATGCTCGAACCCCAGGTGCAGTTCATCTACTCGGGCTATCAGGCCGACGACCACACCGAGAGCAACGGCACGCGCATTCATAGCGACGACAGCGGCGGGCTGACGACGCGCCTTGGCGTACGTCTGTTTCACGCTCCCGCATCGATCACCGCGCCCGGCTGGCTCCCGTTTCTCGAGGTCAACTGGTGGCACGACACGAACGGCAATTCGATCGCGTTCAACAACACGGTCGTCGCGCAGGACGGCCCGACTAATCGGGTCGAGTTCAAGGTCGGTGTGCAAGCGCAACTTGCGCAGCAGTGGCGCGCGTGGGCGCATTTCAGCTATCAGCAGGGGAACGGCGGCTTTCGCAGCTACGAAGGGTTGTTTGGCGCGCGGTATATCTGGTGA